AAGGCCCTTAAATGAACCGTCACCATAATGTCACCAGCTCAGAGGCCCCCACGCCCACCTTCTTGCAGGTACCGCACGCCCAAGCACCCGCCCAGACTGTCGAAGATCTGGTCGAAGAAGCCCGTGTTCGGCGTGAACATGGCCACGGACACCGAGGGCGCCGTGTCCGTGGGCGACCGGGTCATGATAGCGCGAGCCAGCAAGCATCCCGAGTTCGAGATCTGAGGGCGCCATCGGCCGTAAGGACGTCGATCCCGCCCCGACGCCGTATCAGAGTGGACCATCCTGATGGGGATATACGACGGCGGGGGGCGTTGTTCGCGGAGgcgcgaggggagggggcagggggggggggggcttatcgtCGACATCTGTTGACGGTTATCGGTCCATTTTTGTTCTGTAATACTTTCCAATATGTCTAAATTCGACCATTACAATTCACTGTTCATTTTGCTTTGTTCTGCAACACTTTTTACTGTGGCTTTGTTTAAATATAATTTACGACGCTCTGCTCTTAACTTTTTTATTCAACTTTTATCAATGTGTGCCTTTTTGTTTAcgctgtattttttctttttctttcttaaacttACCTTATCGTTATATTTGGATTGGTTGATTGAAGGCCCGTTAATGATGATTAAGGCGattactattaccgttaatatcattatcttattatcatttctattaaaagTACCGATTCCTTTATGataattatgcttatcattaccattacttttgttgctgctatgattactactatcattaatagtagtatcgttattgttattataatcactattatcataatcattagcagtattatgatcattattatcattgttgttattattatcatcattattatcatttttaacatttctctctttctctctcctttttccctttctccctttctctctctcctttctccctttctctctctctctctctctctctctctctctctctctctctctctctctctctctctctctctctctctctctctctctctctctctctctctctctctctctctcctttctcattttctctctctctctcctttctccctttcttttctccctttctctctctctctctctctctctctctctctctccttctctcttctctctctctctctcctttctcccttttctcccttctctctcctttctccctttctccctttctctctctctctctctctctctctctctctctctctctctctctctcacctttctccctttctctctctctctctctctctctctctctctctctctctctctctctctctctctctttctctctctctctctctctctctctttctctctctctctcttcctccttctccctttctctctctctttctccttctccctctctctctctcttcctccttctccctctccctctctctctctctctctctctctctctctctctctctctctctctctctctctctctctctctctctctctctctctctctctctctctctctttctttctctccctccctccctccttctccctctttttctctctctctctctctctctctctctctctctctctctctctctctctctctctctctctctctctctctctctctctgtcgctctctccctctttctctctcactatccttccccccctctctctctatttatctatatctctctccctctctctctctaccctcccctcctctctatgtatctatctctttctcccccccccccacctctctccatcttttttcacccatctctctctctatctatattattatttctctctttctttctctctttctcctttctccctctctccctttctctctctctctctctatctctctctctctctctttctctctctctctctctctctctctctctctctctctctctctctctctctctctctctctctctctctctccctctctctctctctctctctctctatccttcccccctctctctctagctatctccctctctctctctctctctctctctctctctctctctctctctctcactctctctctctctctctcttctctctctctctctctcttctctctcctctctctctctctctctctctctctctctctctctctctctctctcactctctctctctctctctcctctctctctctctctctctctctctctctctctctctctctctctctctctctctctctctctctctctctctctcttctctctctctctctctctctctctctctctcctctctctctctctcctctctctctctctctctctctctatccttctcccccctctctctctagctatctcccctctctctctctctctctctctctctctctctctctctctctctctctctctctctctctctctctctctctctctctctctctctctctctctctctatccttcccccctctctctctagctatctccctctctctctctctctctctctctctctctctgcctatctaactatctctatcccctcctttattccatctctccctcatccttcagcCATTCCCACAGTATGTTTTGTTTCATGCCACAATACGGTAATGCGAAttctttgtgtaatatatattgtagaatatatacctatatttttgccatgactttttttctccttaactGGGAGAGACTTAATCCCATTGGTTCCTCTCATTGGCTCTGACCAATCACCGGAAGGCATCCACATAAGCTTAGACAGATTCACAAGATTTTGACCAATCACAGAAGAGATAGTTTGGAATTCAGTTCacgtatatattattttgtgttcCACTGAATGTGGGTGGGggagtgtttttgtgtttttgtttatgaataGAACGTGTTGTCAGTCATTTATTTCCCATATATATTACTGGACAGGCAAAAGGCTCTTAGCAACGGTAATCAGCAACCTTTCAGAATCGGAGAAAAACAAATGTTTTGATAAACACGAACAGCGCCTATCAGGCGTTGCCTCCGAGTAGGCAAGGACGCAAAATGATAGCTAggcccaccccctcacccctctcgccctcccctccctcgcactcccctccccccaatataccccttcctcctctccccatctctctccctcaccctccccccctcccctgtcctctcttctctctctcccttctccaccgttcctctctttcttttcttcctttttctattccttttacctctcttcctctctttccctttcctgttccgctcagcccctctttctctctcttttctccctattctctccttcgcatccctctctttctctcctttctctttcgcgttcccttcctccctctcggcctccgtGTCACCTGTGGCAACAGATAAAGGCTATCTGTTTCATCTCATCTTTATCTGgcaaaggtgggggaagggaagggagggagggagggaggtagggagggagggaaggaggcgaggggggggggggtgcagcgcTAGAATGTCGGCGGGAGGCATAGCGCTGTCTTGCCCCGGGAGCCATGACGAGGCGACGCCCGTGGTGCACAACCTGCCGCTCGGGCGCGATGAGGCGAAGGGGATCGTGTAAACCCGTCCTCCTGGCGGGCGGGAGGCGGCCTCTTCCCGCGCGACGTGGCAAGGATGTAGTCCCCCATTAACCTAGACCCCTCCCCATGCCCCGTGCCCCTGCCCACCCCTATTCCCCTGGATACAAGAGAGAGATTCTAGCATACAAGATAGTAGTTGCTGCGTCGGGAGGCGAGCGGACGGCGGAGCGCGGGAGAGAGAACGGGCGTCTGGAGAGGAAGCAAGGCAAACAAACGGGCTTCGTTAGCATGAGGTGAGAGGCGGAAGGCAGGGCACGGATGGGCCTTGCTATGTGCcagatgtgaatatgtatatatatatacatatatatacatacatatatatacatacatatctatatctatatatatatatatatatatatatatatatatctatatctatatctatatctatatctatatctatatctatatctatatctatctatatatatacatttatatatatatatatatatatatatatatatatatatatatgtatatttgtgtgtgtatgtacacacatatttatatacagacggGGCGGGGGGAGAAGCCTTTTCGTTGTCATCGGAATCCCGTAGACCCCATAGGTGCGCCGTCAGGGTCTGTCAGCTGCGGCCTCCAGATCGTCACAATCTCTTAAGCAACGGCCACACTGACACGGCCGGGGATCCTCGGACAGGCAGGCTGAGTACACGGCGGGGTTGGTCACACTAGTGTCCCCGGCAGAGGGCATGGTTTCAATCCATTGTGTCTACAATAACCAGGTTGAACTGCGCACTAAAAATAGTCGTGGATTCAATAAGTATCAAGAAAGAAGACATTAAGCTTTAAAAAGCCTGCCCATGATTGTACCCCGTGCAAAGCAAAGTTTATCGTTTATttcatccattattgttatttgatctTTCTGCTATCGCGAAATTTGTGACTGGCATTCCGCAATGGTTCTCTGGCTTTCATTTTGTCCACTTGGGCGTAAATAATTTCCGAAGTGAGCACCGTGACTTAAAAGTAtcgagtgtgtttgtatttacattcgTTGATCAAATGAGCATTTGTCTGGATAATCCTCAAATTCTTAGTGCGGAATCATTGTTAATTGCAACTTATACTACTTATTTTTACAGTGCAATTATACCCAATGTGATAAAATAATCACCATTTTGACCATTAAGTAATACACTTCCTGGTACACTTATACTTCAGTTTATGTTTTGTCATCCTTTCCCCTTTGAAGCCGGGCGAAAGACCAACAGAGGGGTCTCGCTACTAGTTACTGGCTTCCCAGTACTTGTACTACAGTTTTTGTTGTGgtatcatctttccctctccagcTGGGACGGTGCCAGCTGGGCAGGGATTGTCATATCGATTCCCATCACAACTGGGGAAGTATCCCACTCTGTAAAGGGGTGGCACGCTAGGCTATTCTGTCCAGGGGtccctttatcattttcatcaatatgcaTGATATTCAAAGAATCCATGACCATCTTCGATGCTTAGTTCATCCAGGTTAGTTTAGACACTTTGGTCTTATCAAGGACGCGCATGACGTCACATGAAGTAAAGCCTGGGGTTCGATGCCAATCGTGAGGTCAGTCGTGGATGGAATGTGAACCGGCaaagctctccctctccctcccgtcttcgCGTGCATGCGCGTTCAAAGGCTGCAATGCCTCATAAATGTTATGGGATTGGATGCAATATTTGTACACTAGAgactatgtttttattttcattttccttatatatgtttaggtatgtattaatattactattatatatatatatatatatatatatatatatatatatatatatatattagctgtaCTTTGTTTTAATAAATATGTGCGGTATGGTAATATCTTAGttgtataatatgtttttttatagtaAGTTCGTCGTAAGCGTTTCGACTTTACACATGCCTtaatagaataaaacaatattatcattaatttcccaTGCCTTCTCTGTTCATTTACCTCTTTATTATAACATACCTAAGCTGCAGCTTGAGGAAATATAAAGTTGAAACCAATACGATATATACCTACAAATTATCGCTGTACATCATCGCCTGAAAAGTCAGTTCAAATCAGCGGAATGAGCCAGCATCCAATATCAATTCACTTTTTGCTCAGTTAGCTACCGTTTTCTATTATCTACTTCCCTTAGCCTaccactctctaccccccccccccccaaccccgttcTCAGTCACCACCAAGTGACGTCATAAGCCTTATCACCCAGTGTTGCGCAGAAGTGACGAGACCCTACCTATACTGACCTTCTCTCGGGATCCTGGGCGGAGGGCCGTTCGGACTTTCGGCAACGCGCTGGGCTCTTTTATGTCATCGTTAAACTCCGGCCTTTTCGCCTGAAAGCAAGTCTGAAATTCTTTACTAGAGGCCCACCTCGTTTCTATTGTGCTAATTTTTAGCCGTGCTTAtattttacaacggaaatgcATTAGATGtatttctagatcattctgtattcAGAGATCAGAGAAATAATCTATGAACACAgtgattattttcgttgttgattGAGTAATTTCAAATACCTGGAAACTTTTCCTTTGAAACACACGGCGTCTCAATTGATTTCTTAGATTTtgtatattgttaataatgtgcGTTTGTAcaaagtttgaacatgtaatacGGCTTTGATAGCAATTAATATTATACAATTTAGAAGAAATTTAGAAAAGTGAATGAGGTTAAATAAGCATGCCGAAACATAACAAAAATTGTATGTCGTTACTATAATCGGACGATGCATAATTGCCATAAAGCCGGAGTAAGACCTCTCTCCTGATGGCGACGATGAAAGCTGAAACAATTTTACGAAAACACCAACTACGGCAGCTCAATAAATATGTGCTGACCGATTTATGTACTTTATGTTTcttgtacttatatttatatggttataAAGAAATGCCTTTATTTCCATGCAAAGGCGCGTTTTTAATATGGTATTAACTCTTTTGGGACACAGATGCGAGGGTGGCAGAGAGGGTGGAcgggtgaaagagtgagagagagcgagcagaggcGTACTTTtttctggggaggggggagggaaagagggagagagagagagagagagagagagagagagagagagagagagagagagagagagagagagagagagagagagagagagagagagagagtttaaagttaccatccactggcggcgagggagagagagagagagagagagagagagagagagagagaggtagagagagagagagagagagagagaaagagagagagagagagagagagggaaggaaggagggagggaaggaggggagggagagagagagagaaagagagagagagagagagagagagagagagagagagagagagagagagagagagagagagagagagagagagagagagagagagggaaggaaggagggagggaaggaggggagggagagagagagagagagagagagagagagagagagagagagagagagagagagagagagagagagagagagagagagagagagagacagagagagagagagagagagagagagagaaagagcaggggcGTACTTTtttctggggagggagggagggaaggaggggagagagagagagagagagagagagagagagagagagagagagagagagagagagagagagagagagagagagagagagagagaaataaagagagagagagagagagagagagagagacagagagagagagagagagagagagagagagagagagagagagagagagagagagagagagagagagagagagagagagagagagagaagagagagagagagagagagagagagagagagagagagagagcaggggcgtACTTTTtttctggggagggagggagggaggtagggagagagagagagagaaagaaagagagagagagagagagagagagagagagagagagagagagagagagagagagagagagagagagagagagaagagagaggagagagagagagagagagagagagagagagagagagagagagagagagagagagagagagagagagagagagagagagagagagagagagagagggagagagggagggaaggagggagggagggaaggaggaagggaggggagggagagggggagagagagagggggagagagagagagagagggagagagagggggggaaggaggaaggagggaaggaggggagaggagagagaggagagagagagagagagagagagagagagagagagagagagagagagagagagagagagagagagagagagagagagagagagagagagagagagaggtatttagagagagagaggggggggaggggaagggaaagctagagagagagtgaaagagagagaatgagagatagatagagagagagaggacaagagagagtgagagagagataatgagacagagattacgagagaaagagagagagagtaaaagctgAAATGGCGcccccgaaagagagagagagaaggaaggagagagggagggagggagggagggagagagggagggagggagggagagggagagggagagggagataaagagagagagagagagagagagagagagagagagagagagagagagagagagagagagagagagagagagagagagagagagagacagagagagagagagagagaggggggggggggggaggaagtggaagggaaagctagagagagagtgaaagagagaatgcgagatagatatatatagagagtctcagggtggtcagaagccttcattgtcacgccctccaactagcaggggttaCCAATACGGCGGCACAGCCGCAGtaccgacctaagccacgcccacatccctcttgccCTTCActtgcaaccttgacccggacaatcactcttcttcgagtcacgctcccgttcggacgcggcctcctcctgggggtcaccctccagggcccccaccttgccgggcctattcgctgccggctacgctaccgacaccctacactaccagcagaaaagaatgagaccaggccgtggGTTTCTGGCAACCAAAActctgacatattggtggacaagaagacaagacaagacaagaagcacctcacagagtgagagggagaggacaagagagagagtgagaaaaaaataatgagagacagagatagtgagagagaaaagggaaagagagagaaaagagagaaaagagggaaagagaatgagagagagagagaaagagagaaagagagagagagagagagagagagagagagagagagagagagagagagagagagagagagagagagagagagagagagagagagagagagagagagaaagagagagagagagagagagagggggggggggcggaggaagaagacaagactTTGTGGTGACAATCATTATAAAAGTGTAAAGAGATGGCCAtgtgattgataatgatgttgatagtaatgataataatgatgatgatgatgatgatgatgatgataataataataataataataataataataataacaataataaaaacaataacaacaacaacgataatgatgatgatgatgatgatattatagcaataataataacagtgataataatgataatagcaataatacgaCACAAAAAATCACGATAGTAAAATCACAGATATATTAGTCCGTTTATAAATCTATCACTCTcacctcctatctatctatcgccctCTCCCATGCCCCCTTCCCTCAGGGTCCCCACCAGCACCGCCATGGGCGTGGGCatcggcgtgggcgtgggcgcctTGGCCGGCCTGTGGGCGTGGAGGCGCCACACCCCTAGGGAGCCGCCCAACACGTGAGTAACGAATGGAGCGAGCGTTGTAGAGATGTATCCAgttatttttttacgtttatgtttgttgatgttatgtatgtgttcgtgAAAATTGCGTGCAtgctttacctttccctttctctccaccccaccATCACCCCGCCCCATGCCTCAGGTGGGAGGAAGTGGGCGTGATCTCGGCGCTGACGCTGTACCCCCTGAAGTCGGGGCGCGGAGTGGCCGTGGAGGAAGGCCGCGCCACGGAGTTCGGACTCGCCAGCGGCCCCGCGAGGGACAGGTGAGGCGCCCGATGCGCACGGGCTCTTGAGGACTGATTTCCGTctgattattattgctcttattatttttGGTTCCGTTTCATgcttaatatttgtttttccctCCCTCGCGTTTGCCATCATacttaaaaataaatttttactCGCGTTCTGTTTCCaactccctccctgttccccacTCTCtgcctccatcaccccctcccgtTACCCTCCACAtcctgcttcttcctccccccccccccccttgcctcccccaaccctccctcattCCAGGTCATTCATGGTGATGACGTCAGAGGGCACCTTCATCACGTGCCGCCAGGTGGGCCGCCTCGCCACAGTGGTCATCAAGATCGAGGATCAGAGGGTGACCCTTAGCGCCGACGGCGAGGGAGAGGTCACTTTCGATCTCCAGCAGGTCATGGGAGACGTGAAGGTCAACCAAGTCAGGTCAGGCTGTTTATCTTGCAGTTATTTCGATAGTCAGTTATTCGGTCAGCCAACCAGTCATTCATTCAGTCGATTAGGCAGTCAGCTAATCGAACATTCAGTTAGTTTAGCCGTTTACtgggaaagaaaacaaattaaagtgaaaaaaaacattttgcagGAAAATATACGAAAATTTTCATCGTTATTCATTTTACATTATTTGGTGATACACTAACATAAACCACTAACCAGCAATATAATACTGAGATacagaaacacaaaagaaaaaggaggtacTGACAAAGTATTTGTAAAGCATTTTGCTCAAACAATCttgaatgacccccccccccccacacacacacacttccaaacACAACAAATTCCCGATTCCACAGGATCTGGAACCAACGGACGCGCGGCGTGGACTGCGGCGACGCGGTGGCGGACTGGCTCTCGCAGCTGCTTTACAAGGGCGAGACGCGCGTCCGACTCCTGTACCAAGGCGGCCTGGTCAAGGACCGGCCCGCCAGGAAGCCAGACTACTTCGAGTTCCCGCAGTTCAGGGCGTCGGACAGGGTGAGGGAGGCGGCAGAacctgtggtggtggtggggggcggAGAAGAAAATATTTCGTTGTGTATGAGGAAGAATTGTATGTTATGTCACTATTTGCTGTTAGCCTCATCTTATTATtggcttatttttatttttttacctagtCATTTATATTGGTTCTATTTATTAtgtcagattctctctctcttcttcctttcttttctctttcctctctttggtTCACTTCCTATCAGTCAGTTCACATCATCCACAGGGAAGTAAGCCAGGTGcacatatagcctgagttggcaatccgGCATAGGGACTTCTTACAAAAGGCATTAGGATATGACCATAAAGCACTAGAtaacgtccaggtttcacttccataaatCAAAACCTGAATGGCAGAATCAGAGTCTTGAAGAAATTTAGCTTGGTCCCTCTgtacaggtactggcatctccaaatactcttattgactgagttcatggctcctgctgccagacctggtctgacagcccagagtcatggactacactaccattgcctctgtgacttcaatgtccttgCTGTAAGCATGTATTGACTGAACAGCTCTCCTAACAAGCCTCTCAAATCCTTGATCTTAGTCTTAGTCCAGGAGGCCTCTAGACCCACAGGCTTTGCCTCATTATGGAATGCGTCAAGAGCTGCCACCAATGATTCCAGAAACTCAGATAGGATATCTGAGATTCAAGGTCATTGACTTTGATAGtgcctagtgttgctccacaatgactttggatagtaactctgcccattatccagtccatccaagtgttgaaaagtattggcaCAAGAACACAACCTTGCTGCATTTCTGAATTAACCCAATTGGCACAGATAACAAagatacatgccatgtccactgtaatataagtttatctattgtatttacacacagatggctctacaagtgcttaatttccaaggagtcagttattagtcctatgtatcttacctgtttactcttttcctgggtcttttgtattatttcattgtcttaaatgttaccaagattttaataacagttaaataagtgtaacatcaataacaataataacagtatcgatatcaattgtattaaaaaaagaaaacacatccccccccctaattcaaggaatgggaaaatcaagatcggtcaacagggctactgatagattcctttccggctgagcacatgtggaggcatctgtttgtaacaaaattcacagtaAACTATATGGGACAGAAGATTAATCTGTGGTTGATAGGTTGAAagagaagctcgacaggcccccacaacagctaggatacagtctattgtggacttgccaggagtgaatccagattgctccattCTCAGCTGCTTTAGTTTATGGTCACAGATCCATCTCAGAAGAATGTGAGCAAAAGCCTTGCCTGGTATGCTAAACAGTGTGATGTCATGTCTTTTAAGAGGGCACCCCCGGCAGAGGAGCAGCCGCAGGCACGGCAGCCGCCCCTGCGGGGTCGGGTCCGAGCTCGGAGCGACCTCGTGAGAGGCCGCCCCTCGCCCAGTCCTTCTCCCTCGGAGCGGACAGAAACGCCGCGGCGCCGACCGCCAAGGGTTAATACGtcttccagagaggaatgaccatgcccctcaacggGTCTGAGGAAATCATACCAGGCAGTCAGGACAGTATGCAAGCCCCATCTTGTAGGTTCACTACCAGCCTTTATTAGTACACCAAGGACACTGCATGTGCCTGAAgttttcccacccttcagcttagagattgcTTCTCTAATCTCAGCCAGGGTAAGAGGTTCCTTACTGATGGCCAGAGGTGATGTGAGATCGCCTGCATCCAAACAAACTACTGGAGAATCTATCTGATACAGCTGCTTAAAATATTCCAACATTCACGAGCCCCAACATAATCTGAGATGATCCATCCATCCAATGAATGGACTGCAGACATCTGTAAAGAGGCTCTGAGTTCAGTCTCCTTACGCTTGTTAGGCAGGACGAAGTTTATTTGTTAAGAAAGGCCCTCATCAGCAAAATTCCTGATGTACTGTTCTTTGCCCTTTGTACTAAAGAATGGCAGAAATCCCGATAGCCATTCGGTCGAATACAAGACTCCATCCGTGGCCTCCATTGTCTCTGGCGAGATGAAATTCTACTTTGACTGTGGGCATTCTCCAGTGGACTCCTTCACTGTGTCAACTGTTTTGCACCTGAAGGAATCCCATATAGCTATAATgtccatcaggttttcgagtGCTGAGAATCAATCAGAGATAGCTGTGGCAAAActctgggcacactcctcctccctcagtctatcCAAGTAAAACACcctggagtggccactggagagacaGGGGGTTTTGAAGTTGATCTGAAGGGTAGCCGCAACCAGTCAATGGTCAGTGCCGCAGGACTCAGCACTCGGCACAGTTCTGTATCACTATACTATGTACAGCAATGCgagttggagcactgataccagaagCCAAAATTCCTCAGCCTCTTGGTCCCAGCAacgtcccggagaaggaggct
The sequence above is drawn from the Penaeus chinensis breed Huanghai No. 1 chromosome 17, ASM1920278v2, whole genome shotgun sequence genome and encodes:
- the LOC125034185 gene encoding mitochondrial amidoxime reducing component 2-like, yielding MPRAPAHPYSPGYKREILAYKIVVAASGGERTAERGRENGRLERKQGKQTGFVSMRVPTSTAMGVGIGVGVGALAGLWAWRRHTPREPPNTWEEVGVISALTLYPLKSGRGVAVEEGRATEFGLASGPARDRSFMVMTSEGTFITCRQVGRLATVVIKIEDQRVTLSADGEGEVTFDLQQVMGDVKVNQVRIWNQRTRGVDCGDAVADWLSQLLYKGETRVRLLYQGGLVKDRPARKPDYFEFPQFRASDRVREAAEPVVVVGGGEENISLCMRKNCMLCHYLLLASSYYWLIFIFLPSHLYWFYLLCQILSLFFLSFLFPLFGSLPISQFTSSTGK